The Bombus vancouverensis nearcticus chromosome 17, iyBomVanc1_principal, whole genome shotgun sequence genome has a window encoding:
- the LOC143303905 gene encoding synaptojanin-2-binding protein-like isoform X2, whose translation MSVSLAAPVEELSFAEERILQTIKLERGHGGSIGLQVTEGNDGGVYVQAVSVGGSADMAGNVNKSDRIVAIKGQNLLHLRYEDALKMLQSSSDTIELVLSQPPGRITNNLRKITIWTKRGSSCV comes from the exons ATGTCCGTTTCCTTAGCAGCGCCTGTTGAAGAGTTGTCGTTTGCCGAGGAACGAATCCTGCAGACCATTAAGTTGGAAAGGGGCCACGGTGGCAGCATAGGGTTGCAAGTGACAGAGGGTAACGATGGTGGCGTCTATGTCCAAGCGGTGTCGGTAGGAGGATCGGCCGATATGGCCGGAAACGTGAACAAAA GCGATCGCATCGTAGCGATAAAGGGGCAGAATTTATTGCATTTGCGGTATGAAGACGCTCTGAAGATGCTGCAGAGCTCGTCCGATACGATCGAGCTGGTCCTCTCTCAACCTCCAGGAAGAATTACGAACAACCTGCGGAAAATAACTATTTgga ctAAGCGAGGGAGCAGTTGCGTCTGA
- the LOC143303905 gene encoding synaptojanin-2-binding protein-like isoform X1, whose amino-acid sequence MSVSLAAPVEELSFAEERILQTIKLERGHGGSIGLQVTEGNDGGVYVQAVSVGGSADMAGNVNKSDRIVAIKGQNLLHLRYEDALKMLQSSSDTIELVLSQPPGRITNNLRKITIWMTSDSTCPRKQIRRA is encoded by the exons ATGTCCGTTTCCTTAGCAGCGCCTGTTGAAGAGTTGTCGTTTGCCGAGGAACGAATCCTGCAGACCATTAAGTTGGAAAGGGGCCACGGTGGCAGCATAGGGTTGCAAGTGACAGAGGGTAACGATGGTGGCGTCTATGTCCAAGCGGTGTCGGTAGGAGGATCGGCCGATATGGCCGGAAACGTGAACAAAA GCGATCGCATCGTAGCGATAAAGGGGCAGAATTTATTGCATTTGCGGTATGAAGACGCTCTGAAGATGCTGCAGAGCTCGTCCGATACGATCGAGCTGGTCCTCTCTCAACCTCCAGGAAGAATTACGAACAACCTGCGGAAAATAACTATTTgga TGACATCAGATTCGACGTGTCCTCGGAAGCAGATACGTCGAGCATGA